Genomic DNA from Methanosarcina sp. MTP4:
TTTGCTTCCCGACTCGAAATTCGGCTCCGAAGAAGTTGCCAGGGTCCTTCTGGAAATGGGCCTTTCCGCAGAACTCTACACCTGCGAAAACCTCGGCTACCCGGAAGAGAGGATTGCAAAAGGGACCCCTGAAAATCCCCCGATTGCAGAAACTATCCTTTACGGGCTTATGGTAGTGCAGAAGCGTTGAAAACCTTTTTTGATCCATTTTTCAGACACCTGAGCTCTCACTGACTGAGAAACAGGCGACCTTTCCCAAAGAAGGACATGTGAAAATTGGATTTAAACACAGCGATATTTAGAATTAAGAGCCGATCATAGAAAGGGCGCCGGAATGCATAAAATGGGCATTCTGATGACTATAATGGGCATCCGGAGAAACAAAAAAAGTAGTTGAATAATTAAAAAGGGCATTACCATAATTGATAGGCATTGACGTAACCATAAAGGTTATTTCCATAATAAAAGGGCATTAAAGTAACCATAAAGGTTATTTCCATAATTAATAAGTAGTGAAGTAACCATAAAGGTTATTTCCGTAATTGATAGGTAGTGAAGTAACAATAAAGGTTATTTCCATAATGAAAGGGCATTAAAGTAACCATAATAGTTACCCCAATAATTAGAGCTCGTTATAATCAGAGCTCGGTAATCTGTTTCGACATATCCCTGTAGTAACCGAAAAGTTCCTGCCCCCAGGCAAAGGCGCTTTCTTCAAAGCTTACCATTTCGTGGTTATAGTACCTCCCGTCTTTGGAAACCAGGGAGATGGAAGTGAACCGGTCCGTTACAAGACTGGAAGCAAGTTCGATTTTATGCTCGCAGACATAGAGGCTTGCATTTTCCATGCTTATGAAAGCTTCCATATCAGCCCTGTGTTCCGAAGCCAGTTTTTCAAATATGGGCTGGTCAAGGACAATTGAAACTTCGACGCCTTTCCTGACAAGATCCAGATAAAGCCCCGGATAGCCGGGGCGGAAAAAGGAAGAAATTTCCATGATTGTTTTTGCCCTGTACAGGTTGTTCATAATCTCAGGAGGATAATCGAAGATATGAGTCTTATCAGGCACGATTTCCCGGCATGAACCCAGCTCTCCGAGCCTTTCCCGGAGGTACTGCGGAAGGGTGTACAGGTCCTGGCTTGCCCAGTACTCATGGTTCTCATCAAAGACCCGGAAAGTGGAAAGCAGAGGCTGCATCCTGGGGGCAATTAACTTTCCTTTTACCGAAAGTTCGTAAAGGTTCTCTTTCTGCACCAGAAGCCCGTCCTTTAACAGGACCCGGATCTGGGCCATGATAGGGCTGGAACTGACATCGAGTTCCGTCTTGATCTCATCGATAGTTTTAGGCCCCTCCATCAGGAACATGAGAAGGTTCTTTCTTTTTTCCGAAAAGAAAATCGTATCAATCAACTGCAGGTCCATGGTCATTCAAATCAACCTCCGGAAATAGCATCGTGTATTTTAAAAAACCGGGAGTCAGGAGAGAGAGAGATAAAACTGTCTCCTGAGCCATTTTTTGAAACTTTCGTACCTGTTACTGCAAACTGAAAAGGGGAGATTCGGACAGGAAGTCGGTTCCGGAAGTACAGGAAAAACGTTCCATCCCCCTTGAGTCCTCGATTAACCTGGAACGGGATTTATAGAACTCAAAAAGTTCCTTTGCCCAGTCGAGAGCCTGGGAATCTGAACAGAAAGCATGATCGTGGTGGAACCTACCGTTGCTAGCAAAGAGGGAGACCAGAGTTCCCTGGTCAGATACAATAAGTTCGGCAAGCTTAACCCCATCATTACAGACGAAAAGTTCGGTATTGGGCATATCTGTAAATTTCTTAAGCTTCCGTTCATAATTGTGCAGGGTTTTTTCAAGTACCGCTTCAGTTAAGATCAGGGAAACTTTTGCACCCTTCCTGCCGAGCTTGGAATAAATAGGCAGGAACTCGGGCCTGAAAAAAGAAGAGAAAACCATCAAATGACTTGAAGCCGAAATGAAATTTACGATTTCCGTTCGGGGTTCAAAAATCTGGCAAGGGGCGGGTTCGATCAGGCGGAAATCTTTGAGGTCTCCGAGCCGGTCCTGCAGATATTGGGGAATTCCGCTAAGGTCGTGCTCCAGCCAGTAGTCGTTTCGCTCGAGCAGGGTCAGGACATCGACAAGAGGTCGGACCTTCTTGACGACCTCTTCTCCCAGGCCAGTCAATTCATAATACCCTTCCCTCTGAACCACAAGGCTGCTGTCTGTAAGCCTTTTGATCTGAGGCAGGATGGCCGTGGGGGAAACGTCAAGAATGGTTTTTATTTCTTCGATTGTTCTGGCTTCCTCTCCCAGGAGCAAAAGCAGGTCACTTCTTTTTCTGGAACGAAATACGACATCTAATAACTCAGGTTGCATAAAAACCACTTTGATTTCACTTTGTTTTAGGGTTGGGTGTTTTCAGGATAATAATAAGCTTCATCATCTGCGTGCCTTACTAAGCGGGATTTAGGGTCCTCCCGAAGGCAAACAGAAAATTCGGATGCCTCCCTCTAATGCATGACTAAAAGCAGGGAGTGTAGGAATTAATCACAAACAGGAATTATCCACATCTCATTTATATAAAAAAATATGGATGAATAATTTAAGAAGCAAACTATCAGCAAAAATAAAAAAATAAAGAGAGATGAAAACCCGGAAGATACAAGAGAAAAACAGCATCAAAAGCCATGGAAAGATAATTAGAACAACGTAAACAGAGGCAATTAATATATAATGTATAGGAGGAAATCTAAACAGGGAGATCAAAATTTTCAATCGGGTTTATTTCAGCAAACGGGTTAATTAAAACCGAGCCTTTAAAATATTTAAGGTAGCTGTTCTAAATATTTTTTCCCAAAAAAGATCACAGAGCAGACTTATCCCCCGAAACAGGCACAGAACCCCTTTAGTATTAGTATGAAATCATTTCAGACCCGTTCTCACCACGCCTTTATATGTATTTTCTCCCTATTTATTTTTTATCATATATGCACCCATTTATCGCTGCCCAACGAAATCAAACATTTTCACCAGGTTTTACCAAGTGCAACCGATATTAACCAAGTTAGACTAAGGTTGATCATTCCAGAATAATTATCACATGGTACTGAAACTACCGACACAGATGCCACCGCATTGGTACACAGTTTCAATGATTTCACCCATATATTATCCGTCTTCACAGCTCTACAGACTTAGATATATACATTCCAATCTGCACACTCCAATCTGCACCATATCTGCGCACCCCCTCAGACTTACATCTGCACACGCCGATATACAAAAAGATATTTGCAGAGTTGCGCATCACCATACAATGCAAAGGTCTTTCCAGAGAGATTTGAGAAGGCACTCCCGAATTTTTGAGTATGGTGATCCGGAGCAATGTCCCCCGAATACAATACCCCCGGAAGCCACATACCAGGTTCAAAATTTTCTAACCCATGTATCCCCGTCAAAACCCGGAAAAAATTCCCGTCGTTTATGGTATATTTGATGATGCCACGTTATGCTGTGCGTTACATGTCCTGATATGGGCATGGAATGTTCAAAAAAAGGAAAAAATCCAGAGCATAAAGTGGAAGAAAGGTCTTTCACAGGTATGTAAAGCAGAAAGTCCTAAAATACACCTGTTTTTAACAGAAATCTCTGTGGGCTTTCCAGGAACGCATGCCACAGAAAGGCACAGATGCCTCTACAGCTTAACGGAAATACCCGGTGCCCGATGGGATCCGCACACCCCATTTACGGCTGCGATAACGGGACCTTTTTTTGCTGAAATTAGAATGGAGGTTAAAAATATGCTGGACTTTACAGAAGAAAGCTTAAACAAAGTCTTAACCAGATACAATGTGGCTCTGGAAAAGGAAATGACTCCTGAAGAAGCCGCAGAAGAACTTTATCCGAAAGACGAACTCATCTACCCAATCGCAAAAGCCATCTTCGAGGGTGAAGAAGACGACGTCGTAGAGGGACTCAAGGCAGCAATCGATGCAGGCAAGGAAGCAATTACCCTTATTGACGATGCACTTATGGTCGGAATGGCTGTTGTCACCAAGCTCTACGACGACGGTGTCATCTTCCTCCCCAACGTTATGATGTCTGCCGACGCAATGCTCGATGGTATCGAATTCTGCAAGGAAAACTCCGAGACTGCCCCTGAAACCAAGGGAACCGTTGTCTGCCACGTAGCAGAAGGTGACGTCCACGACATCGGCAAGAACATCGTAACCGCTCTCCTCAGGGCAAACGGTTTCGACGTTGTTGACCTCGGAAGGGACTGCCCGGTTGACGAAGTCGTCGCAGCAGTCGAAGAGAACAAGCCTATCATGGTCACCGGAACCGCACTCATGACCACCACCATGTATGCCTTCAAGGAAGTCAACGACAAGCTGGTCGAGAAAGGCCTCAATGTCCCATTCGCATGTGGCGGCGGTGCAGTGAACCAGGATTTCGTTGCACAGTATGAACTCGGTGTTTACGGAGAAGAAGCCGCAGACGCACCCAAGATCGCTGATGCAATCATTGCAGGTTCCAACATTGCAGCATTAAGAGAAGTATTCCACAAGCACTAATCGAGGCGAGATAGATGGCAGCAAACAGATACACTTCAATGGCATACGCAAGCGCAGATGAGATGAGCTTCGGAAAAACCAAGCACCCAGTAAAAACAGGTCTCGGCCTCGAGATCGGTGCTGGCTACACAATTCCTGAAGTTAACTACGCCCCCAGACCTGAAGCCGGTGCATCCAAGGAAAAACTCGTAAAGGAATACGAGAGGATCACCACCGACATCATGCAGAGAATGGTCCAGGTAGGTTTCCCCGCAGTTATCCTCGAAACCGAACATGTCCAGCAGATGTCCAACAACCCCGAATGGGGAGCAGAAGTTGCACACGCCCAGAAGACCATCATGGAAGAGTACCATGATGAATACGGCATCAAGTGCGCACTGCGCCACACCATCGGTGACATCCGTGAAAACAGGGACTTCCTCCAGCTCAGAGGAGACAAGTACTCCGTGTTCATGGAAGCTTTCGAGAAGTGCGCAGAAAACGGCGCTGACCTGCTTTCCGTGGAAAGCATGGGTGGTAAGGAAGTATTCGACCACGCAATCCTCAGGAACGATATCGCAGGTATGCTTTACGGTATCGGCTGTCTCGGCACCCTTGACATGGACATGATCTGGTCCGACATCGCAGCAGTTGCAAAGAAAACCGGCACCATTGCAGCAGGGGACACAGACTGTGCCCAGGCAAACACCGCAATGTTCATTGCAGGTGGACTGCTCGACAAGAACCTCGCCCACACCCTCGCAATCATCGCAAGGGCAATCTCCGCACCCAGGTCCCTCGCTGCATACGAAAACGGCGCACTTGGCCCCGGCAAGGACTGTGGCTACGAAAACGTCATCATCAAGTCCATCACCGGCATGCCGATGGCTCAGGAAGGTAAGACCTCCACCTGCGCTCACTCCGATGTTATGGGTAACCTCATCATGCAGTGCTGTGACGTCTGGTCCAACGAATCCGTTGAGTACCACGGTGAATTCGGCGGTACAAGTGTCCAGTGCTGGGGAGAATCCCTTGCATACGACTGTGCCCTCATGAACACCGCACTCGAGACAGGAAACGAAAAGGTCCTCAGGGACATGTTCATGCTCTCTGACAGGTACAGAGACCCCCAGGGCTATGTGCTTGCATACGACAACGCATACAAGGTCGGAGAAGCAATCGTCAAGGACGGCGACAACATTTACCTCAGGGCAAAGAACGCAGCAATCGAGTGCTGCAACATTGTCGAAGAAGGGATCGCAGGCAAGCTCGCAATCTCCAGGTTCGAAGCAGGCGCACTCAAGGACGCAAAAGCAGCCCTCGATGCCCTCCCTGACGACATGGACAAGTTCATGGACGACTGCCTTACCAAGTACCAGAACGAAGTCAAGGTATTCCTTCCGGAGAACTACGGCTTCTAAGCCCCCAGTTCTCTTTTTTTCTTTTTTTCGATTCCGATTTCATCCCAATCTCACCCACCTCTAATTTTTACTTCGATTTCGATTCCAGCTTCAGCTCATTTTTACTTCGATTTCGATTCCAGTTTCAGCTCATTTTTACTTCGATTCCGATTCTGATTTTACTCCGATTTAATCTTCAATTCCATTTCCGATTTCACCCCTACTGTTACTCAAATTTAGCCTTCACTTTCATATTCCAACCCCACCCAATTTTGCCAAATTTCACTTCTCCGGATAATGCCACCTATGAATTCCACGGGTTTTAATCGAAACCTCCCCCCCAAAATAGATATTTTTAAACAACGAAGCAGTAAGAAAGAATTAAAGTAGAGAGAAGCCATGGATTGGAGAGGAGAAGGAGCTACACCGAATGAAAATTTTGCTTTTAATGTGCGGAGAAGGGCTGGGACACACAAGCCGCTGCCTTGCCCTTGGAAAAGAGTTCCTGACCGCAGGGCATAACGTGTACTTCGGGGCGTACGGCTACTCAAAGGACCTGGTCGAAAAAACAGGATACATAGCATGCGAAATCCCCCCGGAACTGACTCTTGTGGGAAAAGCAGGCTCCCTGAGCATGAGAAAGTCCATTGCAAAAACCCTCCAAAATTCCAGCCCGGGGGACATACTGAAAATTTTGAAATTGCTGAAAGAAATCGAGCCGGACGTCGTACTTTCCGACGGGTATTACCTGGGAATCCTTGCAGCAAAATACAGGAAAATCCCTGTTTACTTTGTCGGGCACCAGTTCAATATGGCAGAGTTTTTCCGGAATAAAGGACCCTTTGTAGGGCTGGCCGGAAAGCTTGTCAAAGGCTTTTATACCCGGATCTTCAGAAGCGTGGACGGGATCGTAGTCCCGGACTACCCGCTCCCCTACTCGGTCAACCGGCGGAACTTTGTGCTCCCAGGGGACATCAATGACACGATCTTTTTCAGCGGACCCCTGATCAGGTGGAAATGCGGGGAAGTCGAGGCAAAAACGCTTCCCCACCCAAACGTCCTCTCAACCATCGGCGCCTTTGGCTACAGGGCAGCAATTTTCAGAAGCGTGCTCGAAGCCGCAAAACTGGATCCGGGCATCAACTATACCTTCATAACGGGCCCGGGGATCGACCCTGGACAGTTCCCGGAAATCCCGGAGAATGTCGAGTTCACGGGCTTCACGGAAAACCCCTTCCCCTACTTTAAGGGTTCGGACCTTGTAATCACTGCCGGAGGGCATGGAACCCTCCTTGAGAGCCTGGCTTTCGGGCTCCCCATCCTATCTTTTCCGGACGAAAAACACAATGAACAGGAAAATAACGCCAGCATGATTGAAGAAATGGGATTTGGGAAGCGTCTGAGTTACCTGACCCGCCCTGAGGCCATCCTTGCCTGCATCCGGGAACTGCTGGAAGAAGAACAATATGCCAGAAAGACCCGGCGAGCAAGGGAACTTGCCGAAACGCTGGATGGTCCGGCAGCCGTCAGGGAACTTCTCGAAAGAGAAGTGAGGGTAAAAGAACCCTGAAAAAGCTATCATCCAGGCCTCCACAAAGCAAGGAGAGATAATTTAAGAAGGAGTTAGATTTTTCAGGTATCTCAAAAGAGCGGGGTGATTCTCGAGCACCAGGTCAGAGTGCTGCAGCTTTTCAGGTCCCAGCGTACTCGGAACAGCCACGCAGTAAAGCCCTGCTGCTTTTGCTGCCTCCACTCCCATGGGGGCATTTTCGATAACGATGCACTCTTCCTTTTCGAACCCCAGCATCTCCACTGCTTTCAGGTAAGGGTCCGGGGCGGGTTTTCCGTTCTCGACATCAATCCCGGCAACTGTAACCTCGAATATACCGGGGAAAAAGTGCTCGATCATCTTTTCAACGATCTTGCGGTCGGAACCTGAGACCAGGGCAAGAGTGAAGTTCTTTTTCAGGTCCTGCAGCACGTCAACAATGCCTTCAAAGGGCTTTATCCGCTCGAAATCAAGAATAGTCCTCTTTTTCAGGGGGATTTCTTCCAGGTGATGGGGTTCGGGAATTTTCCCCTCCTTTTTGAAGATGGACCTGACAATCCCCCACCCGTTCGAGCCCTCGATCTCGTAAATGTCCTCCCGTTTAATGGTAATGCCCACATCCCGGAAGGCTGCGATCCAGGCATCGGCGTGGAACTGCATGGAATCCACAAGGACGCCGTCAACATCAAAAATGATTGCTTTGAACATCTGTCCCGGAAATTGTCGTAATCTATAATAAAGGTTGCGAAAATACCAATCGAAGAGAATAACTATATAGATAAGAGAGAGGCCCAGGTTTCGAGCCCTCCGGATCCAAAAAGCTTCAGGGAACTCCCATAAAAAGTCATTTCAGGTACCTGTCGTACAGGTAGCCACCCAGCCAGTAACCCAGAAGAGAAAAAAGCAGGGTTCCGGGCACAAAGATAGGAGAATCACCCCCTCTAAAGCGGAAAAGCAGGTTGAAAATAACCAGGTAAAGGATAAAAAATACGAGAAAACCAGCCAGTTCCACCTGGGTTTTTTCGATTTCCAGATTAACTCACGCCCCCTATAAAGGTTTTGCACTTCAAGCTCTCGCTTGCAGGCACTCCCCTCAGCTTCCATTTCACCTTCAGCTTTCAGCCTTTTCTTCTTCTTTTTCTTCTTCTGCCCCTTTAAAATCCAGGGACACGGAATTTATACAGTAGCGTTTCCCTGTAGGTTTCGGCCCGTCGTCAAAGACATGCCCCAGATGCCCTCCGCAGCGGGAACAGACAACCTCGACCCTGTGCATGAAATAGCTATTATCTTCCAGAAGCCGGACCCGGTCGCTGGAAATCACGTCCAGGAAACTTGGCCAACCAGTCCCGGACTCGAACTTGGAATCAGAGGAAAAAAGCTCCTGCCCGCAGGCGGAACAGGTGTAAACCCCTTTATTCTTGTTATAGTACAGTTTTCCTTTGAAGGGCCTTTCAGTACCCTTTTTCCTCAGGACATGATACTGCTCGGGAGTGAGAACTTTCTTCCACTCATCATCCGATTTCTCGGTTGTTTCCTGTAACACTCAATGACCCCCAGGTCTTGTTATTTCAAATAATATTCAGCATACATTATATGAATTCCTTATGTTCAGCTTAGTTATATCCAACTTATAATTATATTCAGCATCATATATAGAGGATGTTCCTCCCATTCCTCTTCATATCCAGCTTTCATTATATCCAGCTTTCATCATATCCAGCTTTCATTATATCCAGCTTTCATTATATCCAGCTTTCATTATATCCAGCTTTCATTATATTCGGCATCTTTTGTACACGGCTTTCCTTATACCTGATTATCCCGGGAATTGTTATTATCCCTTCGGGTATGGCAAATTGCCTCCCCTTCCTGAGAATAAAAAAATTGGCAGACTATAAAATTATAAACAACAATATATAATTTATATCATAAATAATAGTTCCAGAACCAGCAACTTCAACCCGGGGATCCATGGAAAAAAATCAGAAGGAAAGAAAAGACCACAGCATGATAATAGCCCTCATGATTATGCTGTTTATTGCGGCAGGGTTCATACTTATCATTCGTATGCGAATCAATCTGGGGAACCTTGCCCTTCCCTTCTACCTCGTTGCAACCGGGATGTTCCTCTTTGCCTCGGCTCTGGAAATGGAAGGGGGGATGGGGGAAGTCATTGCCGCTATGAGCGGAATACCCACCATACTGGGCTTGATCCTGCTCTACCAGTTCAGAACAGGAAACTGGGAAAGCTGGGCTTACGTCTGGCCTTTAATCTTTCCTGCGGGGGCAGGTCTGGGACAGATTTGTTACGGAAATTTGAAAGCAAACCGGGAGGCTATCGAGCGGGGGAAAATCCTGGCTCAGGTAGGCTTTGGCATGTCTCTTCTAGGGCTGGTTTTATACGGACTCATTTTCAGTTGAAAATTCAGAGGTTTTGTGTCCCTTCGCACCCTGCTATTTAAGGTTCAAAAGTCAAATAAGTTATAGATAAAAAATTCAAAGTAAACAGTGCTATGGCTATTTCCCTTCTATCGCACTCCCCGGTTCAAATTTCCGGGGACTCAGGGCAATGAAAGAGACCATTAAAAGGGATCATTAAAAGGAGCCACTGAAGGGGACCACTGAAAGGAGACAGAACTGTGAGTGGAAACGAAATGGGGCTGAAAAAGATGTTTGAGAAGAAAGGAAAAGAAGGGCTCGAAAAGAAGGGAAATGTAAGGAGGGAAGAGATAACAATCAAGAAGAGCGGAAAAAAACCTTCAGGAATTTCTTTCCTGCTACCGGGAATTCTGATCCTGATACTTGCCGCAGTGATAGCTGGAAGCGGGTGTGCGGCTTATGAATGCGAACCGGGATCAGGAAACGTGGAAGAGGAAAACCGAAACGTTGAACCTTATCACAGCGTGGATTCCCAGGTATCAGGAGACATTTTCGTAAAGCAGGACGGTGGAAGCAGCCTTGTGATCGAAGCCGAAGACAACCTCCTCCCCCTCCTGGAGACCAGCGTTGAAAACGGGGTCCTGGTAATCAGGGCAAAAAAGTGCATCCGTCCCCTGAAGCCCATTAAGGTCTATGCAGGGATGGAAGAAGTCAGAAGCCTTTCCCTCAGTGGTTCGGGGGATATAACAGGAACTACGCCGATAGATTCCGAAAACCTGGAACTTGCAATCATAGGTTCGGGAGATATAGAAATGGAAGTAAACGCAAGTTCCCTGAAGAGCCAGGTTTCCGGTTCAGGAGACTTCCTCCTAGAAGGCGATGCCGCCACACATGAAATCGAAATCGACGGGTCGGGAGACGTGGATGCCCTCGGGCTCAGGACTGAAGTGACCAGAGTCAGGATATACGGGTCGGGAGATGCAAAGGTTTACACGGACAGGGAGATGGATGTTGAGATCGCCGGTAGCGGGAGTGTGTATTACTGGGGAGAGCCGGAAAAATTCAACACTCAGGTTTCAGGCAGCGGCAAAATCGAAAAAATAGATGATAGGGAATAAACCCGTCGATATTTGCCGGGATCAGGGCCTGCTTAAATTAGAGTTCGCCTGAACAAAAGTTCAGCGAATTAAAGATTGGATAAATTAAAGTGCATCTGGATTAGAGGCAGAGTGAATTAGAGGCAAAATGAATTAGAGGCAAAATGAATTAGAGGCAAAATGAATTAGAGGCAAAATGAATTAGAGGCAAAATGAATTAGAGGCAGAATGAATTAGAGGCAGAATGAATTAGAGTTCAGGGTGAATTAGAGGCAGGGTGGATTAGAGTTCAGCGAGACTAAAGATCGGAAGATCAGGATCTGGCTGGATTTCACTCATAGCGCAGAGAGTCTACGGGTTTCATCTTTGCGGCTTTTCTTGCGGGATAAACCCCTGAGACAAAACCTACGACTACAGCCACGAGGAAACCAGCTATTATCAGGCTGAAGGGGAAAACTACTGGCAGGTTCAGGAGGGTTTCAACACTGTATGCACCCACGATGCCCACCGCAGCTCCTATGATGCCTCCGAAAACACCCAGGAGGATCGACTCAACCATGAAGAGGGACAGGATGTCAAAGCCAGTAAAGCCCAGGGACATGAGGATTCCGATTTCCCGGGTCCGCTCGGTCACGCTTACGAGCATGATGTTCATTATCCCTATGGAGCCGACCAGAAGAGAGATCAGGGCAACAGCTGTCAGGAAAGAACTGAGGGATTTTGACATCATGTCGGTCTGCTCCAGGATTTCTGCCTGGTCGATGATGAAGTAGGGGCGTGAGTCCTTATCCTCAATATCCCTTTCCGAAATCCCGAAGTTCCGGGCCAGGCGCTCGTCCACCTCGTCCGAGGTCTCTTCAATGGTTGCAAGGTCCTCGGCCATGGCAAAGATCCCACCGTAGTCCGTTTCTCCCAGCATTTCGTTCATTGCGTCAACGGGGATTATTACCGCATCGTTGTCGTTGAAACCCTGGACAAGCGCACTGTCCGGGTTCTCGATAATTCCCTTTACCTTGAAAGTTTTAGTGATTGTCTTCCCTTCCCCTACCCTGAAAGTAATGTCAATGGAATTCCTGACCCTGATGTCCCGGTCAAATTTTTCGTGCGCCACGTCGTAGCCCACGATTGCCACGTACATGTCGTTGTCGGAGAGAAAATTCCCTGTCCTGAGGTGTGTGCCTGCAACCTCATCATATTCCTCCGAGACCCCATAAACCGGAACGTTTTTTGCCTGAGACATGAAACCGATCACCCCCGACTGCTGCTTGAGCACCGAAACTTCCTCGATCCCGGGCGTGTTTTCAATAATCTGCCTCTCATTTTCATAAAACAGGTTCGGTTCCATACCCTCGATATAAATGAAGTTGGACCCGATAGTAGAGACCTCGTCCGTAAAATACTGGTTAAAGCTTCCTCCAAGAGATACGTTTGCAATCACTGCTGCAACGCCAATAACGATTCCAAGCACTGTAAGGGCCGAGCGCATTTTGGAATGAGAAATGCTGCGGAGGGCAATTTTTCCGGCACGGGAAAGAGGGATCATTGAATCAGAACTCCGTTTTTAGTATCTTTACAATTAGGTTGGGACAGCATAAGCAAGCTAAATAACAAAGTGGGATGACACAATAAATTGGGGTAATATAATAAAGTAGAGTAATATAATAAAGCATGAGTTAAAACAAAGTCAACTCTTTTAACGAAGTCGATTGCTTTCCTCAGATTTCCATAATTGACTTCCATAGTATACATCGCATATATATTAAAATTGTCTCGAAATTGTCCACCTGGAAAAACTGAACCATAATTCCTGACTAATAATTTCCAGACAACAGTTTCCAGACCATATTTTCCAGATAACAGTTCCTCATCAGACATTGAAAGCCACGACGTAAAATCCAGCCGGAAAAGACATCAACATCACAGTACATAAAAAAAGAAGGATTTCGTCGAAAAAATATGTTTTTATAAAAATAACTTGGAAAACATGAATACATATAGGCAAGTTTAAATAATTCAATCTCTAAAAGGGAAGCTATGAATAATAGCGCGGAAGTTGACCATATACAAAAGGATCCGCTTTTTTATTC
This window encodes:
- a CDS encoding ABC transporter permease, which encodes MIPLSRAGKIALRSISHSKMRSALTVLGIVIGVAAVIANVSLGGSFNQYFTDEVSTIGSNFIYIEGMEPNLFYENERQIIENTPGIEEVSVLKQQSGVIGFMSQAKNVPVYGVSEEYDEVAGTHLRTGNFLSDNDMYVAIVGYDVAHEKFDRDIRVRNSIDITFRVGEGKTITKTFKVKGIIENPDSALVQGFNDNDAVIIPVDAMNEMLGETDYGGIFAMAEDLATIEETSDEVDERLARNFGISERDIEDKDSRPYFIIDQAEILEQTDMMSKSLSSFLTAVALISLLVGSIGIMNIMLVSVTERTREIGILMSLGFTGFDILSLFMVESILLGVFGGIIGAAVGIVGAYSVETLLNLPVVFPFSLIIAGFLVAVVVGFVSGVYPARKAAKMKPVDSLRYE